In Chryseobacterium oranimense, a single window of DNA contains:
- a CDS encoding NAD(P)H-dependent oxidoreductase: MDLIEKLNWRFATKAMNGQKVPQEKVDKILEAARLAPTSSGLQPFEIIVVTNQEVKEQIKPHAWNQPQITDCSHLLVFAAWDNYTEERINSMFDLTNEIRGFKNEGWENYRQMLLGTYPQRSAEENFTHAAKQAYISFGAAIIAAAFEEVDSTPMEGFSPEAVDEVLNLKEKGLKSVLLLPIGYRDASNDWLVNLTKVRKPKEAFITEVN; the protein is encoded by the coding sequence ATGGATTTAATTGAAAAACTGAACTGGAGATTTGCCACCAAAGCAATGAACGGTCAGAAAGTACCACAGGAAAAAGTGGATAAAATATTAGAAGCCGCAAGACTGGCACCTACATCCAGCGGGCTTCAGCCTTTTGAGATCATCGTGGTTACCAACCAGGAGGTAAAGGAACAGATCAAGCCTCACGCATGGAACCAGCCGCAGATTACCGATTGCTCACACCTTCTGGTGTTTGCTGCCTGGGATAATTATACGGAAGAAAGAATCAACAGTATGTTTGATCTTACCAACGAGATCAGAGGCTTTAAAAACGAAGGCTGGGAAAACTACAGACAGATGCTGTTGGGAACTTACCCTCAGAGATCAGCTGAAGAGAACTTTACCCATGCGGCAAAACAGGCCTATATTTCATTTGGAGCTGCCATTATTGCTGCAGCTTTTGAAGAAGTGGATTCTACGCCAATGGAAGGGTTTTCTCCTGAAGCTGTGGATGAAGTTCTGAATCTGAAAGAAAAAGGACTGAAGAGCGTATTATTACTGCCAATCGGTTACAGAGATGCATCAAATGACTGGTTGGTAAACCTTACAAAAGTGAGAAAGCCTAAAGAAGCTTTCATTACCGAAGTGAATTAA
- a CDS encoding GNAT family acetyltransferase, which translates to MKKLNKEKLKTIAAGGEICLECAIGYYQVIIDGKCYCVPWE; encoded by the coding sequence ATGAAAAAGCTAAACAAAGAAAAATTAAAAACAATTGCAGCAGGAGGTGAAATCTGCCTTGAATGTGCTATTGGCTATTATCAGGTCATTATTGACGGAAAATGTTACTGTGTCCCGTGGGAGTAA
- a CDS encoding cysteine desulfurase — MFDIQEIRSQFTILNREVNGKPLVYLDNAATSQKPDSVLKVWNEYYTELNANVHRGIHTLSQLATEEMELSRRKIQKFINAKHDFEVIFTKGTTEGLNLIAYILTQKLKKDDEIIISYLEHHSNIVPWQLLCERTGAKLRVIPIDENGILQLDYLDEFLSEKTKIVSVNQVSNALGIVNPIEEIIARTRKNSDAYIVIDGAQSAPHFEIDVQKMDCDFFVFSGHKMYALMGTGILYGKQEILEELPPFHGGGEMIATCSFDGTTYAGLPFKYEAGTPNVGGNIALGAAVDFIERTGRKNIQNHENALLEYAQRKLLELNGIKIYGEKAKRTGVVSFNLEGVGISSDVGMILDKMGIAVRTGHHCTQPIMDFFNIAGTVRASFAVYNTFEEIDKLVEGVKKAQRMLG; from the coding sequence ATGTTTGACATTCAGGAAATAAGAAGTCAGTTTACGATATTAAACCGCGAAGTGAATGGTAAGCCTCTGGTTTACTTAGATAATGCAGCAACATCTCAGAAACCGGATTCTGTTCTAAAGGTCTGGAATGAATACTATACGGAACTTAATGCCAATGTTCACAGAGGAATCCACACATTAAGCCAGCTCGCTACAGAAGAAATGGAGCTTTCAAGAAGGAAGATCCAGAAATTCATTAATGCTAAGCATGATTTTGAAGTTATTTTTACAAAAGGAACAACAGAAGGTCTGAACCTCATCGCCTATATTTTAACACAAAAGCTTAAAAAAGACGATGAAATCATTATTTCCTATCTGGAACATCATTCTAATATTGTTCCGTGGCAATTGCTTTGTGAAAGAACCGGGGCAAAGCTCAGAGTAATACCCATAGATGAAAACGGCATTCTTCAGCTGGACTATCTGGATGAATTTTTAAGTGAAAAGACAAAAATAGTTTCAGTAAACCAGGTTTCCAATGCATTGGGTATTGTGAATCCTATTGAAGAAATCATTGCCAGAACGAGAAAAAATTCTGATGCCTATATTGTTATTGATGGGGCACAGTCTGCTCCCCACTTTGAAATCGATGTACAGAAGATGGATTGCGATTTCTTTGTGTTTTCAGGTCATAAAATGTATGCACTGATGGGAACAGGGATTCTTTACGGAAAACAGGAAATTCTTGAAGAACTTCCGCCATTTCACGGAGGAGGGGAGATGATTGCAACATGTTCTTTTGATGGGACAACCTATGCAGGACTTCCTTTTAAGTATGAAGCAGGAACCCCTAATGTAGGTGGAAATATTGCACTGGGTGCCGCTGTTGACTTTATTGAAAGAACCGGCAGGAAGAATATTCAGAATCATGAAAATGCTTTGTTGGAATATGCCCAGAGAAAGCTTTTAGAGCTGAATGGAATAAAAATATATGGTGAAAAAGCCAAAAGAACAGGTGTAGTTTCCTTTAATCTTGAAGGCGTTGGAATATCTTCCGATGTTGGGATGATCCTTGATAAAATGGGGATTGCGGTAAGAACCGGACATCACTGTACACAGCCTATCATGGATTTTTTCAATATAGCCGGAACCGTAAGAGCCAGCTTTGCTGTTTATAATACTTTTGAAGAAATTGACAAGCTTGTGGAAGGAGTAAAGAAAGCTCAGAGAATGCTCGGGTAA
- a CDS encoding 50S ribosomal protein L25/general stress protein Ctc, whose translation MKSITIQGTKRESVGKKSTKALRDAELVPCVVYGGEAPLNFSAEEKAFKGLVYTPEAHTVSIELDGKTIPAVLQDIQFHPITDKILHVDFYQLSDDKPVVMEVPVRITGRSKGVVAGGVLRQSFRKLKVKAIPANLPDEIVVDVTPLRIGNKLYVGSIKTEGYSFVHPDNAVVVAVKMSRNAMKGGAAAEEEEDEEAAEEVATQSPDVPTTEEKSAE comes from the coding sequence ATGAAATCTATTACAATTCAAGGTACAAAAAGAGAAAGCGTGGGCAAAAAGTCGACAAAAGCTTTACGTGATGCTGAATTAGTTCCTTGTGTTGTTTATGGAGGTGAAGCACCTTTAAACTTCTCTGCTGAAGAGAAAGCTTTCAAAGGTTTAGTATACACTCCTGAAGCACACACGGTATCTATTGAGCTAGATGGGAAAACAATTCCTGCTGTTCTTCAGGATATTCAGTTCCACCCAATTACGGACAAAATTTTACACGTAGACTTCTACCAGTTATCTGATGATAAGCCAGTGGTTATGGAAGTTCCTGTAAGAATTACCGGACGTTCTAAAGGTGTTGTGGCTGGTGGTGTTTTACGTCAGTCTTTCAGAAAACTAAAAGTGAAAGCGATTCCTGCAAACTTGCCGGATGAAATCGTTGTAGACGTTACTCCGTTAAGAATTGGTAACAAACTTTATGTTGGAAGTATCAAAACTGAAGGATATTCTTTCGTTCACCCTGACAATGCAGTTGTAGTGGCAGTTAAGATGTCTAGAAATGCAATGAAAGGTGGTGCAGCAGCAGAAGAAGAGGAAGATGAAGAAGCGGCAGAAGAAGTGGCAACACAATCTCCTGACGTTCCAACAACAGAAGAAAAATCTGCAGAATAA
- a CDS encoding ribose-phosphate pyrophosphokinase produces the protein MADQLSYLFCTRTSKDLAEKIAQHYGKELGKINFQEFSDGEFEPVLDESVRGGRVFLIGSTFPPADNLLELLLMIDAAKRASAKSITVVIPYFGLARQDRKDKPRAPIGAKLVANLLTAAGATRIMTMDLHADQIQGFFEIPVDHLYASTIFVDHIKSLNLDNLTIASPDMGGAKRAKNYAGHLSAEVVIAYKERKKANVVEEMFLIGDVVGKNVILIDDMIDTAGTLCKAAEILMEKGAKSVRAMATHGVLSGKAYENIENSKLLEVIVTDSIPVKNNLSTKIKVLSCAPLFADVMKMVHEHQSISSKFVI, from the coding sequence ATGGCCGATCAGTTAAGTTATCTATTTTGTACAAGAACCAGTAAGGACTTGGCAGAAAAAATTGCCCAACATTATGGGAAAGAATTAGGAAAAATCAACTTTCAGGAGTTCAGCGACGGGGAATTTGAGCCTGTTCTGGATGAGTCAGTAAGAGGAGGAAGAGTTTTCTTAATAGGGTCTACCTTCCCGCCAGCAGACAATCTTTTAGAGCTTCTATTGATGATTGATGCAGCAAAAAGAGCTTCCGCAAAAAGCATTACCGTTGTAATTCCTTATTTCGGACTTGCAAGACAGGACAGAAAAGACAAGCCAAGAGCTCCGATAGGTGCCAAACTGGTTGCTAATTTGTTGACTGCTGCAGGAGCAACAAGAATAATGACGATGGATCTTCATGCAGACCAGATTCAGGGGTTCTTCGAAATTCCTGTAGACCACCTGTATGCTTCTACCATTTTTGTAGACCATATCAAGTCTCTGAATTTAGATAATCTTACCATTGCTTCTCCGGACATGGGAGGTGCGAAAAGAGCAAAAAACTATGCAGGACACTTAAGTGCCGAAGTAGTAATTGCTTACAAAGAAAGAAAAAAAGCAAACGTTGTAGAAGAAATGTTCCTGATCGGGGATGTGGTAGGCAAAAATGTGATCCTTATTGATGATATGATCGATACGGCAGGTACACTTTGTAAAGCTGCAGAAATCCTGATGGAAAAAGGAGCAAAATCAGTGAGGGCAATGGCCACTCACGGAGTACTTTCAGGAAAGGCTTACGAGAATATTGAAAACTCCAAGCTATTGGAAGTTATTGTAACTGACTCAATTCCTGTTAAAAATAATTTGTCAACTAAAATAAAAGTGCTATCTTGCGCCCCATTATTTGCGGACGTTATGAAGATGGTTCATGAGCATCAGTCAATTAGCAGTAAGTTTGTTATTTAA
- a CDS encoding G-D-S-L family lipolytic protein: MKKIIISTLAVSALLFTTSCKTDFDTDVKDIQVTKGDADFSKYISLGNSLTSGYRDGALYSSGQNESYPSIIAAQMQLAGGGAFKQPLMPNDVGGFIGLPGFPGKLTLQVAANGSLSPVASAPAAALDNVAAGGPYQNMGVPGAKSFHLIAPGYGSAANLALGAANPYFVRFASSTTTSVLADAMAQKPTFFSLWIGNNDVLSYATNGGTNSQTVGGVTTYTPAVVQTNNVNPLTYRSNDISDPNLVAGSIKNVLDGLKSVGTTKGVIANIPYVTSIPFFTTVPYNPLTPTTLGANLATLNASLYGPLKQALTAFGAGDRINLLSSTSANPVLIKDVALTDLSAQLTAALTPSLGAPTAAAFGQIFGQARQATSEDYILLTTSSLIGTPAPGAPAPANVYGISYPLQNQHVLTKTEAGYVKTAVDAYNNSIKSLADTYGLAFVNSNAKMVELNGKSGIIYDGVRYTAKFVTGGAFSLDGVHLTGRGYAVIANEFIKSINEKYHSTLPQVDINKYSGVKFP, encoded by the coding sequence ATGAAAAAAATTATAATATCAACACTTGCAGTTTCTGCACTTCTTTTTACAACAAGCTGTAAGACTGATTTCGATACTGATGTAAAGGATATCCAGGTAACTAAAGGAGATGCAGATTTTTCTAAGTATATTTCTTTAGGAAATTCCCTGACTTCCGGTTATAGAGACGGAGCGCTTTACAGCAGCGGACAGAATGAATCCTATCCAAGTATAATTGCAGCTCAGATGCAGCTTGCAGGAGGTGGGGCATTTAAGCAGCCCTTGATGCCAAATGATGTAGGAGGGTTTATAGGATTGCCAGGCTTTCCGGGTAAATTAACTCTTCAGGTAGCGGCAAACGGTAGCTTAAGTCCGGTGGCAAGCGCTCCTGCTGCTGCACTAGATAATGTAGCTGCCGGCGGACCTTACCAAAATATGGGAGTTCCGGGAGCGAAGTCTTTCCACCTGATTGCACCAGGGTATGGAAGTGCGGCTAACCTTGCGTTAGGAGCTGCCAATCCCTATTTTGTGAGATTTGCCTCTTCTACAACTACATCGGTTCTGGCAGATGCAATGGCTCAGAAACCTACATTCTTCTCTCTTTGGATTGGTAATAACGATGTATTATCTTATGCTACCAACGGGGGAACCAATTCTCAGACGGTAGGCGGTGTTACTACTTATACTCCCGCAGTTGTACAGACTAATAATGTAAACCCATTAACCTATAGATCAAATGATATTTCTGATCCTAACCTTGTAGCAGGATCTATTAAAAATGTACTGGATGGTCTTAAGAGCGTAGGAACTACAAAAGGGGTTATTGCTAATATTCCTTATGTTACTTCAATTCCTTTCTTTACAACAGTTCCTTACAATCCTTTAACGCCTACAACTTTAGGTGCGAATTTAGCGACACTTAATGCCAGTTTGTATGGGCCGTTAAAGCAGGCACTTACTGCTTTTGGAGCTGGGGACAGAATTAATTTGCTTTCTTCCACTTCTGCAAATCCTGTTTTAATAAAAGACGTTGCTCTTACCGATCTGTCTGCACAGCTTACCGCTGCATTGACACCTTCATTAGGAGCGCCTACAGCAGCGGCATTCGGACAAATCTTTGGACAGGCAAGACAAGCTACATCAGAAGATTATATCCTTCTGACAACAAGTTCTCTAATCGGAACTCCTGCGCCTGGAGCACCGGCTCCTGCAAATGTTTACGGAATTTCTTATCCATTACAAAACCAGCATGTATTAACAAAAACAGAAGCGGGTTATGTGAAAACAGCAGTAGATGCTTATAATAACTCTATAAAATCACTTGCTGATACTTATGGACTTGCTTTTGTAAACAGCAATGCTAAAATGGTTGAGCTTAACGGAAAGTCAGGAATCATCTATGACGGGGTAAGATATACGGCCAAATTTGTAACAGGCGGAGCTTTCTCTCTTGATGGTGTTCACCTTACAGGAAGAGGTTATGCTGTTATTGCCAATGAGTTTATCAAATCTATTAATGAAAAGTATCACTCTACTTTACCACAGGTAGATATTAACAAATATTCAGGAGTGAAATTCCCGTAA
- a CDS encoding OmpP1/FadL family transporter → MKKILVSTALLAGVLSYAGGFRVSLQGVKQLAMAHTSAHAEDASVAFFNPAGMSFIPSKLSIVAGGFGASNKITFQNLNTLQSTETDNPMGTPIYAAVAYKPIENLSVGFSFTTPFGSTIQWPNDWEGKEMVQKLELKSFYFQPMVSVKLAPWVSFGASYIYAKGKVDWDKAVTQFGGELNIKDEKASGHGYGFGFYFRPDPKLDVSIAYRSPLDMKAKNGKATFKFPSAAIYPLLGLDPNTGQDNFTATLPLVEEYTIGLTYKVTPKWLISADFNYHGWERYSKLTLDFANAPVGNQADPTVLVAPKNFRNSKTFRLGTQYAFTDMIFGRLGAYYDESPYTDDHFIPETPSFNTYVITGGLGFKLKQFGVDIAGGYALPQSRDVNNANLGFYGQAKARAFYFGLGLSYNPF, encoded by the coding sequence ATGAAAAAAATATTAGTATCAACTGCTTTATTGGCGGGTGTTTTATCTTACGCAGGAGGCTTCAGGGTATCTCTGCAGGGAGTGAAACAATTGGCAATGGCGCATACTAGTGCTCATGCCGAGGATGCAAGTGTGGCATTCTTTAACCCGGCGGGTATGTCATTCATTCCTTCAAAACTGAGTATAGTGGCAGGAGGGTTTGGTGCAAGTAATAAAATTACTTTTCAAAATCTGAATACTTTACAGAGTACAGAAACGGATAATCCTATGGGGACTCCGATATATGCTGCGGTGGCCTATAAGCCGATAGAGAATTTATCTGTTGGTTTCAGTTTTACAACTCCTTTCGGAAGTACCATTCAATGGCCAAATGACTGGGAAGGGAAAGAAATGGTACAGAAGCTGGAGCTTAAAAGCTTTTATTTTCAGCCGATGGTATCTGTGAAGCTGGCTCCATGGGTGTCTTTCGGGGCAAGCTATATTTATGCTAAAGGTAAAGTAGACTGGGATAAAGCGGTAACACAGTTTGGCGGTGAATTAAATATTAAAGATGAAAAGGCAAGCGGACACGGTTACGGATTCGGATTCTATTTCAGACCAGATCCGAAGCTAGATGTAAGTATTGCTTACCGTTCACCTCTGGATATGAAAGCTAAAAATGGAAAAGCTACATTTAAGTTCCCATCTGCAGCTATTTATCCTTTGTTAGGACTTGATCCAAATACAGGGCAGGATAACTTTACGGCAACCCTTCCTTTGGTGGAAGAATATACAATCGGTTTAACCTATAAAGTGACGCCAAAATGGTTGATTTCAGCTGATTTCAACTATCACGGATGGGAAAGATACAGCAAGCTGACTTTAGATTTTGCCAATGCTCCTGTCGGGAATCAGGCAGACCCAACTGTATTGGTAGCACCTAAGAACTTCAGAAACTCCAAAACATTCAGATTGGGAACTCAGTATGCGTTTACAGACATGATCTTCGGACGTCTGGGAGCTTACTATGACGAATCTCCTTATACTGACGACCACTTTATTCCGGAGACTCCTTCATTCAACACTTATGTGATTACCGGAGGTCTTGGCTTTAAACTAAAGCAGTTCGGAGTTGATATAGCAGGAGGATATGCACTTCCTCAGTCAAGAGATGTAAATAATGCCAATCTTGGATTTTACGGACAGGCAAAAGCCAGAGCATTCTACTTTGGTTTAGGTTTATCGTACAACCCTTTTTAA
- a CDS encoding stage 0 sporulation family protein, protein MSCGCKTSGDSAHSCGPKKTASGCESVNTCGNSYKLSVFDWLSNINNPASNRCDIVEVRFKNDRKSFYKNVNNIPLHIGSVVTVESSPGHDVGVVSLTGELVKIQMKKKKFPEESILKIYRQANQKDLEVWQEARKKEDSVKLEARKIAHRIGLEMKVTDVEYQGDASKITFYYTADNRVDFRQLIKEYAGAFRTKIDMKQIGFRQEAAKVGGIGSCGRELCCSTWLTDFRSVNTNVARYQQLSINPQKLAGQCGKLKCCLNYELDSYLDALSNFPSSSTTLDTEKGRAFCIKIDVFKKKMWFAYVDSSMAWYDFDIDLVKKLIAKNKRGEKILPLEDLKQPDIPVHTIDLIQENNVDRFEKKNRGNNRNRNQNRPNNNGQAQGQQGQGPKKNRQERPERSERPDRSENPNANSGNQPRQQPRQQPKPQPKAQTEKTETPSDPEKKQQNPNKKNFKKKYPPKKDKNA, encoded by the coding sequence ATGAGTTGTGGATGCAAAACATCCGGCGATTCTGCCCACTCATGCGGACCAAAAAAAACCGCGAGTGGCTGTGAAAGTGTAAATACCTGTGGTAATAGTTATAAATTAAGTGTTTTCGACTGGCTTTCTAACATCAACAATCCCGCATCGAACAGGTGCGATATCGTGGAAGTTAGATTTAAAAATGACAGAAAATCGTTTTATAAAAATGTAAACAATATCCCTTTACATATAGGTAGCGTAGTAACAGTAGAATCAAGCCCGGGACACGATGTAGGCGTTGTAAGCCTCACCGGAGAATTAGTAAAGATTCAGATGAAAAAGAAAAAATTTCCTGAAGAATCTATACTCAAAATATACAGACAGGCTAACCAGAAAGACCTTGAGGTCTGGCAGGAAGCCCGAAAAAAAGAAGACAGCGTAAAGCTTGAAGCAAGAAAGATCGCCCACAGAATAGGCCTTGAAATGAAGGTCACCGACGTAGAATACCAGGGCGATGCCTCAAAAATAACGTTCTATTATACTGCTGATAACCGTGTGGATTTCAGACAGTTGATCAAAGAATATGCGGGAGCTTTCAGAACAAAGATCGATATGAAACAGATCGGGTTCAGACAGGAAGCTGCAAAAGTAGGTGGAATAGGTTCATGCGGAAGAGAACTGTGTTGTTCAACCTGGCTTACAGACTTCAGATCTGTCAATACTAACGTTGCCAGATATCAGCAGCTAAGTATTAATCCTCAAAAACTTGCAGGACAATGTGGTAAGCTGAAATGCTGCCTTAATTATGAACTGGACAGCTACCTTGATGCATTAAGCAACTTCCCTTCTTCTTCAACCACTCTGGATACAGAGAAAGGAAGAGCATTCTGTATTAAAATAGACGTTTTCAAAAAGAAAATGTGGTTTGCTTATGTAGACAGCTCTATGGCATGGTATGATTTTGATATTGACCTTGTTAAGAAGTTAATCGCCAAAAATAAAAGAGGTGAAAAAATCCTTCCTTTAGAAGATCTTAAGCAGCCCGATATCCCTGTACATACCATTGACCTTATCCAGGAAAACAATGTGGACCGGTTCGAAAAGAAGAACAGAGGCAACAACAGGAACAGAAATCAGAACAGACCGAACAACAACGGGCAGGCTCAGGGGCAGCAAGGACAGGGTCCAAAGAAAAACAGACAGGAAAGACCTGAAAGGTCAGAAAGACCAGACAGATCGGAAAATCCTAATGCCAATTCCGGAAATCAGCCAAGGCAGCAGCCAAGACAACAACCTAAGCCGCAGCCAAAAGCACAGACGGAAAAAACAGAGACTCCTTCTGATCCAGAAAAAAAACAGCAGAACCCAAACAAGAAAAATTTCAAAAAGAAATATCCTCCAAAAAAAGATAAAAATGCGTAA
- a CDS encoding gliding motility lipoprotein GldH, giving the protein MRKILGLLPLILFFSCHSSSGENVIMNSVNNKWNKKSEQKFNLEVSDPQNPKNIIFVVRNNNTYPYSNIRFIVNFTNLQNKKKETDTLNYVLAKPNGEWLGTGFGDTKEALFQYKMNYKFPGKGKYEISLIQAMRNDNLPGIEDVGVKVETAKP; this is encoded by the coding sequence ATGCGTAAAATTTTAGGATTATTACCTCTTATTCTTTTCTTTAGCTGCCATTCTTCCTCGGGAGAGAATGTCATCATGAATTCCGTGAATAACAAATGGAACAAGAAAAGCGAGCAAAAATTTAATCTTGAAGTTTCAGATCCGCAGAATCCTAAAAATATTATATTTGTTGTAAGAAATAACAACACTTATCCTTACAGTAATATAAGATTTATTGTCAATTTCACCAATCTCCAGAACAAAAAGAAGGAAACAGATACCCTGAACTATGTGCTGGCAAAACCAAACGGAGAATGGCTTGGTACAGGTTTTGGTGATACGAAGGAAGCATTATTTCAGTATAAAATGAACTATAAATTTCCGGGAAAGGGAAAATATGAAATCAGCCTGATCCAGGCAATGAGGAACGATAACCTTCCGGGAATTGAAGACGTTGGAGTAAAAGTAGAAACGGCTAAACCGTAA
- a CDS encoding penicillin-binding protein 1A: protein MEDNRQNAGNKGKTFPLPPKKKKDTSWKKWVRFIWIGLIAVILGISGLFFAVSQGFLGEMPDVKELENPDIYVASEIISSDGVLLGKFEKEKTQPITYKQLPPYLIYALQAKEDERFKEHSGIDLKSILRAVRYGGDRGGGSTITQQLAKLLFTKEPSKNPIKRMIQKLKEWSVAVSLEKRYTKEEIITLYFNKFDFTYNANGIEMASKIYFNKTTSQLTLPEAAVFVAMLEAPIANNPMRNPERAKRRRDVVLQQMLETGYLDQATYDKAVNTPVEVDYHPIKNINDDYSAYYKFYLRKEIDKYLEGYEKETGKKLNLYKDGLKIYVTLDSKMQKYAEEAIKEHLTDLQKRFDAEQRGRKNRPFYYLTDKQVNSVMTQAMKRTGRYKQLKAAGVSEDSILLEFHKPIKTSRFTWAGEEEVEMSPWDSIRYHKQIAQAGLMSMVPGSGEIKAWVGGIDWQHFQYDHIKQGKRQVGSTFKPFVYATAIMKLGMTPCSTVSNGTYDHKGWHVPGRGGMLTLKDALAHSQNPVAARLIEMTGVDAVIQTARDLGVTEDIPRNNTIALGSSDITIYEMLGAYSTFANYGNYNKPEMIWRIEDANGRVIKEVNVEPKEVMNPMYAYTMIELMKGVAQFGTASGELGRKGISKAVEIAGKTGTTQNNSDGWFMGITPKLATGAWVGWEDRATHFFGTGEGQGAKMALPIWAIFMKKVWADKSLGITPDDKFTRPSDWKDGCSNLKGLGEGYGDDGGLQTIDEIKNPRPVDPTPKHNTEKKEENVNENLHSADEVDFNK from the coding sequence ATGGAAGACAACAGACAAAATGCAGGAAACAAGGGAAAAACCTTCCCCCTTCCTCCCAAAAAAAAGAAAGATACCTCTTGGAAAAAATGGGTCAGATTCATCTGGATTGGACTCATTGCAGTAATTTTAGGTATTTCAGGACTTTTCTTTGCTGTTTCCCAGGGATTTCTTGGAGAAATGCCGGATGTAAAGGAACTCGAGAATCCTGATATCTATGTTGCTTCTGAAATCATTTCATCCGATGGTGTTTTACTGGGGAAATTTGAAAAGGAAAAAACACAGCCAATTACTTATAAACAGTTACCTCCTTACCTTATCTATGCTTTACAGGCAAAGGAAGATGAGCGTTTTAAAGAACACTCCGGAATCGATTTAAAATCTATTTTAAGAGCGGTCAGATATGGAGGCGACAGAGGTGGAGGTTCTACCATTACGCAGCAGTTGGCTAAATTATTATTTACCAAAGAGCCATCCAAGAACCCGATCAAAAGGATGATTCAGAAATTAAAGGAATGGTCTGTTGCGGTAAGCCTGGAAAAGCGATATACAAAGGAAGAAATTATTACATTATATTTCAATAAGTTCGATTTCACATACAATGCGAACGGTATTGAAATGGCTTCCAAAATTTATTTCAATAAAACAACTTCCCAGCTTACCCTTCCTGAAGCAGCGGTTTTTGTAGCGATGCTGGAAGCCCCAATTGCCAATAACCCGATGAGAAATCCGGAACGTGCAAAGAGAAGAAGGGATGTCGTTTTACAGCAGATGCTTGAAACAGGTTATCTGGACCAGGCAACATATGATAAAGCTGTCAATACCCCTGTTGAGGTAGATTATCATCCGATCAAAAATATCAATGATGACTATTCTGCTTATTATAAATTCTATTTAAGAAAAGAAATCGACAAGTATCTGGAAGGCTATGAAAAAGAAACCGGAAAGAAACTTAATCTTTATAAAGACGGATTAAAAATATATGTAACCCTTGATTCAAAAATGCAGAAATATGCAGAGGAAGCAATCAAGGAACACTTAACAGATCTTCAGAAAAGATTTGATGCCGAGCAGAGAGGCAGAAAAAACAGACCTTTCTACTATCTGACAGACAAACAGGTGAACAGTGTAATGACCCAGGCCATGAAGAGAACCGGCCGTTACAAACAACTGAAAGCCGCAGGAGTTTCTGAGGATTCTATTTTACTGGAATTCCATAAACCAATCAAAACTTCCCGCTTTACATGGGCTGGTGAGGAAGAGGTTGAAATGTCTCCTTGGGACTCTATCAGATACCACAAACAGATTGCACAGGCAGGTTTAATGTCTATGGTTCCTGGAAGTGGAGAGATCAAAGCATGGGTAGGTGGGATAGACTGGCAGCATTTCCAGTACGACCACATCAAGCAGGGTAAAAGACAGGTAGGATCTACATTCAAGCCTTTCGTATATGCTACAGCGATTATGAAACTGGGAATGACACCATGTTCAACTGTTTCTAACGGAACTTATGACCACAAAGGGTGGCATGTACCAGGAAGAGGCGGAATGCTAACTCTGAAAGATGCATTGGCTCACTCTCAGAACCCGGTAGCCGCACGTCTTATTGAAATGACAGGTGTAGATGCCGTTATCCAGACTGCAAGAGATTTGGGAGTTACAGAAGATATTCCTAGAAACAATACCATTGCTTTAGGTTCATCAGATATTACCATCTATGAAATGCTTGGAGCCTACAGTACTTTCGCCAACTATGGAAACTACAATAAACCGGAAATGATCTGGAGAATTGAAGATGCCAACGGAAGAGTGATCAAAGAAGTAAATGTAGAGCCAAAAGAAGTAATGAACCCAATGTATGCCTACACCATGATTGAACTCATGAAAGGAGTTGCACAGTTCGGTACCGCTTCAGGAGAGCTGGGAAGAAAAGGAATTTCAAAAGCAGTGGAAATTGCAGGTAAAACAGGTACTACACAGAACAACTCAGACGGTTGGTTTATGGGAATCACTCCAAAACTGGCGACAGGAGCCTGGGTAGGATGGGAAGACAGAGCCACCCACTTCTTCGGAACAGGTGAAGGTCAGGGTGCTAAAATGGCATTGCCGATCTGGGCCATCTTCATGAAGAAAGTATGGGCAGACAAATCCCTAGGAATTACTCCTGATGATAAGTTCACCAGACCATCTGACTGGAAAGACGGATGTTCCAACCTGAAAGGCCTCGGTGAAGGATATGGAGATGACGGAGGACTTCAGACTATCGACGAGATCAAGAATCCAAGGCCGGTAGATCCAACTCCTAAACATAATACAGAGAAAAAAGAAGAAAACGTTAATGAAAATCTTCACTCCGCCGATGAGGTAGATTTCAATAAATAA